A region of Ornithodoros turicata isolate Travis chromosome 5, ASM3712646v1, whole genome shotgun sequence DNA encodes the following proteins:
- the LOC135394756 gene encoding GSK3-beta interaction protein-like: MTTDDDPTFKYGIEEVPYMDELNSIISEIRFGVNDAHLANVQSSGLASYFNLETKEGRRMCISMTRQGFRVVGNNFDTTDISDGKTYETINALLDSLSPRYREAFGAALTAKLKNLPDRH; encoded by the exons ATGACA ACAGACGATGACCCCACTTTCAAGTACGGCATCGAAGAAGTACCCTACATGGACGAACTCAACTCCATCATCAGCGAAATCCGCTTCGGAGTCAACGACGCGCACCTCGCAAACGTGCAGTCGAGTGGACTCGCaagctacttcaacctcgaAACAAAGGAAGGCAGGCGAATGTGTATCTCGATGACACGTCAGGGATTCAGAGTCGTGGGCAACAACTTTGACACGACGGACATCAGTGACGGAAAGACATACGAGACCATAAACGCCCTTCTTGACTCTCTGAGTCCTCGCTATCGCGAGGCATTTGGTGCTGCTCTTACGGCGAAACTTAAAAATTTACCCGACAGACATTGA